In Actinomycetota bacterium, the sequence GTGCCGATGCCACCGTTCCACAGCAGATCCACCGGGGCCTGCAGGATCGCCTTGATGAGCTCATCGGGAGCGAAAATGCGAACATCGTTGGGCAGGCCCAGAGCAATCTGAGCTTCTTCGGATATTTCAATCGACTTTGCGCTGCGGGAGAAGACTGCGCCACCGGGTGAGAGCAGCTTCGGATCGAAATCAGCCCAACTCGATCGCGGCAGGTCGAAGATCCGGTGTCGCTCGTGAAAACTCGCCTGAGCATCTGGTTCTGGATCGATGAAGATACTGCGGTGATCAAAGGCCGCGATGAGTCGCGTCTGCTGACTCAGCAACATGCCATTGCCAAAAACATCGCCGCTCATGTCGCCGATGCCGACCACCGTAAACGGCTGACTCTGCACGTCGATTTCGAGTTCGCGGAAGTGGCGCTGCACCGAAACCCAAGCACCGCGAGCGGTGATGCCCATTGCCTTGTGGTCGTAGCCATGCGATCCGCCACTGGCGAAGGCATCGCCCAGCCAGAATCCGCGCTCGAGGGAAAGTCGATTGGCAAGGTCGGAGAAGCTCGCGGTTCCCTTGTCAGCAGCGACAACCAAATACGGGTCGTCGCCGTCACTTCGCACGACATTCGCCGGTGCGATCACCTGGCCTGCTTGCAGATTGTCCGTTAGATCCAGGAGGGCGGATATGAATTCGATGTATGCGTCCTTGCCAGCGGCCATCCAAGCTTCTCGATCAGTCGCTACATCGGCAGCACCGGCTGCATAGAAGCCGCCCTTGGCGCCTACCGGCACGATCACTGCATTCTTGACCGCCTGAGCCTTGACCAGCCCTAGTACCTCAGTTCGGAAATCCTCACGCCGATCGCTCCACCGGATTCCGCCGCGAGCGACCCGCCCAAAGCGCAAGTGCACTCCTTCAACGCGTGGTGAGTAGACCCAGATCTCAACTAGGGGCTTGGGCAGGGGCATGTCGGCGATACTGCGCGAATCGATCTTGAACGCGAGAGCGCGCGATTCTCGGAACACACCAGGCAGGAAGGCATTGGTGCGAACTGTCGCCAAGACCAATGCGAGAAAGGAGCGCAAGATGCGGTCATGGTCAAGTGATGGCACCGAGTCAAGGTCGGAAAGAAAACGACTGGTGAGTTCCGTGCGCGCGACCGCGCGATCACCACTGAACCCCGGTTTGAGCTGCGAGTCGAAAAGTTCGATGAGCAGCCCGGCGAACGCAGGATTGTTCAACAGCGTCTGTTGCAGATAGTCCTGACCATAGGCGGTGCCGAGCTGGCGAAGGTAGCGCGCGTAGCTGCGAAAGAGCACCACATGCTCCCAATGCAGGCCTGCGCGAACCACAAGTCCGTTGAAGTCATCGGATTCGGCTGCACCGCTCCAGGCAGCCCGCAATGCGTCAGAGAAGCGGCTATCAAGGCTTTCGCGCAAAGGCAGGTCAACATCGGGAAGTTGGACGCCAAAGTCCATGACCCAAGCCGAGTGCAAGCCCTTTCGCTCAATCTCGAAGGGGTATTCGTCAAGCACCTCAACCCCAAGGTGTTGCAAAAGCGGGAGCACGGCCGAGAGGGACATCGGCTCACCTGCACGAAGCAGTTTGATGCGTGCAGGTTCCGCGGCGCCTGTCACACCGGAAGTGGGCATGCCCGATATCTCAATAGCGAGTTCGTCGGTATCAAGTTTGGCGATCGTCATCGCATCGCGAACCGCCACCAGTGGTGCGAATCTCTCTTTGTATCCCTCCGGAAAGGCGTCGAAATATTGATAGAGGAATGTGGATGCACGTTCACTTCCGACAACGGCAACCACTTCTGCCGTGAACTCGTCCAGCCAGGTTTGCGCCGCCGCTGCGATCGCCTGCTCGATTTCCCCAAGATTCTTGGTAGCAGTGGGCGAGCTTTCTCGTAGATGCAGAATGAAATGCAAGCGCGCGTTTGGGGCTTCAGTGACCTGCACGGAGTGATCAACGGACACGGCCTCAAATGCGGTCTGCAAGATGTCTTCAATCTGAACGCGAACATCGGTGTTGTACCGATCACGCGGCAAGAACACGAACGCCGATACATACCGGCCGTAATCGTCTGGTCGAATGACGACCTTCACCTGACGTCGTTCATCCAGATGCATGACCGCCCGGGCAAGTTCGATCAATTGCTCGGTGTGCATTGCGAAGAACTCGTCTCGCGGCAGGGTCTCGATCAATTGCCGTAGATCTCTTGCAGTATGCGAGTCGGGTGCAACATCCATGGTGTCGAGCATTCGAACGAAGCGCTCTCTGAGAATTGGGATTGACGTGATGCTCTCGGTGAAGGCTGCGCCGGTGTACAGGCCCAGGAAACGACGCTCACCAATGACCGCTCCCGATTCGTCCAGGAGTTTCACTCCGACGTAGTCCAGATAACTCGGGATGTGCACCGTGGATCTGGAGTTCGCCTTGGTCAAGACGAGCGGAAAGCGATCGTGCGCATGCTCTTGCGCGAGTGCAGACAGTCGCACCCACGCTTCATCGATCGCATGCCCCCCAGATGAATCAGCTTCGCGCAGTACTCCCAGCGCAGTCCCGGGGATCGGCTTGAGCCCATCTCCCTCACCATCGCTGTACAGCGAGTACTCCTTGTAACCGACGAACAGGAAATGTTCGTCGGCCATCCAGCGGAGCAGCGCCGCGCTTTCGCAGACCTCATCTGGCGACCACCCAGGGTTGACCGTCTGATCGAGCTCGGCCGCCAACGAACTCGCCTTCTCGCGCATAAGCGGCCAGTCGTGAATAGCCGCGCCAACATCGCGCAGTGTTCGTCGCAGATGATCCGCCGTCTGCCGATTGTCATCACTGACGTAGTTACGTTCCATTTGGATCTGGATCCAGGCCTCGACCGTTGTCCCGTCGGGGCGCGGATCATCGGTCTCGAGATCGAAAATCTCTATTAGCCGTCCGTCAGCATCACGACGAACGATGAGTTGCGGATGCAAGATCAGACGCGGATTGCGGCCTTCCACGTGAAGCGCGCCGGCGAGGGAATCAACAAGGAACGGCATGTCATCAACAACGATGGTCGCCAGCGCGACCTCAGAACCTTCAAGATCGTGCACTTCAACATTGGGCCGTCCATGTGGCCGTTCATCAGCTGCTGCCGCAAACTCGTCAAGCTGACGAACGAGCATGGCAGGCGTGAATCCGCTGACGTCGTCCCAAGAGACATAGCGAAAGACCTTGCGAGCCAGAATTTGCTGCGACTGATGTGCGTCATCACCTAGAGCGCTGATCACTGCGGTTACAACGTCAGTCACACGTCTACGCTAACTGGAGAAGGAAGGTTTGTCGCGTGGGTACCCAACTGCAATGCAATCAGGTCTACTCGGCGTCTCCAGGCGACGTGCTCTCCATGGTGTGCAATGCGGACTACATCACTGAGCGAGCCAAGGCCACCGGAGCGCTGACTGTGACCCATACACGAACTGACAGCAGCGAAGGGTCCATCGACCTCGTGATCGTTCGGACCTTGCCTGCGGACATGCCCTCGTACGCACGCTCAATTGTGGGTGAGACCCTCACCATTACTGAGCATCAGAACTGGCGGCCGGCTGATGCCAGTTCTTGCAACGGAAGTTTCGAGGTGCAATTCAGTGCACCGTTGACCTTCCGCGGCACCGTGCTGATGACCTTTGATGGCAAGCGCACCACTGTGCTTACCACCGGCGAGTTGAAGGCAGCTATTCCTTTCGTCGGAGGCAAGGTCGAGCGGCTCGCCCTTGAACAAACTGAGCGCTACTTGAACAAGGAGCAGGAGTTTGCCAACGGCTGGCTTCTGCGCAATGCAGAAACCACCTGACGAAGCCCCCCGTGCGGCAACACTGAATTTGGCGAACGCTGCGGTACAACGGATATGTGCAGTACTTCCCCCTGTCAACAAGGCTCAGTCCCGTCAAGTCAACGCTGGCCGCTGCTCTGGCCGTGGTCATCCTCGCCGCCGCAGTGTGGCTTGCCTTCAACTCGCGTACTGCTGACGCAGCGACCGCTGAGCCGAGCCCAATCGCAACGGTCGAACCCTCACCAACGACCACGCACGTTCCAGCACACACCAGGCCACCCAAGCCAGCAACACGCACGAGCAAGGCCAAGCGCGTGCCTGCCTATCCAAACGATCTCAATCACGCTGGCATGAAACGCGTGGTCTATGACAAAGCCTTGATGACGGTATGGCTCATCAACAAGGCTGATGAGGTGGTGGCTCGTTACCCAGTTGTGGGGCGATTTGATCGTCCGAAGGCCGGGGTCTATCACGTCTTCTCGAAGTCCCCCGTGGCCAATAATCCCAATTCCAAGGTCACCTTCAATCACATGGTGCGTTTCACCTACGGACCTGACACCAAGTCGCCCATTGGACTCCATGCGATTCCGCGCTATTACGACGGCACGAGGATGCACTCCGTCAAGCAACTCGGTCTGGCCATCGCCCGCGGCGGGTGCGTGCGGCTCTCAGAGAAGGCTGCTGCAGCGGTCTACAAATTCGCTCATGTGGGCACCGCCGTTGTGGTGCTTCCGTCTCCATAGCTGCGATTAGCGTCTGCGACAGCGCTTTGAATCCAGGCCTGTAGCGCTGTCAAGTCCGAGCCCCGACCAAATTTGCGCCTCGTTGCGACCGGGCGCATCCGAACCTGAACTAATTCTTCTGTTGAATATCGTGGCAATTCGAAAATCGGCAGCTGCATACCGTAATCGCGCAGACTCTTGACAGCGGCTGAGGCTGAGGCTTTGCCCGAAGCCGGTGCTACGGCAAGTGCAACAGGAGGTACCGATGAGCTGCTGGCCGAAGGCAGGTGTTGCAGAAGTCGCGTGATGCCAAGCGGAGTGGCCTGGGCGATCGCGACGAGAGCATCAGACGCGGCAGCTGCGGAGCTCGCCGCCTCGAATCGTCGCGTGGAAAGAAGATCAGCAGGATGTCCGCGCTCCATCCCGGATCCGATGTCGATGATCGTGAGGTCGAAACTCAAGCGACAGATCTCCACGACAGCAGCGATTGCGGCCGCTCGCACATCGCCCCACTCGTCTGAGTGAATGACTCCCCCAAGAGCAACGAGCCGATCATCGATCGAACGCACGGTTTGCATCAGTCGTGGCGCGGTGAGTGAATCGCGCTCAGCGAAACGGCAGGCCACGACCAAGCTGCTGGCGTTCTCGGCGACCCCGAGGATCTGCAGCAATGACGGCGCCATCGTGTCGGCATCAATCAGACAGACCGACAGTTCGCGGCGTGCAAACAACTGCCCAAGCATCAGCGTCGCGCTGGTTCGACCTGGAGCTCCGGGAGCTCCCCACACCGAGATCACTCATCCTCTCGTCTGCACTGGCATTGGCGAGGACGCTGCGCTGGGGACCCGCACGAATTGTGCAGCTGACATCGGCGCCCAGGCACCTGTCGACCACACTCCGTGCTGCTCTGTTCGTTGATGAACTCGCGGCACACCATTCAAAGCAGAGCAGAGATCCGCAATCGTCTGCCCAGACGAGCGCACATCAACGACGTCGGCGACTCCCCAGGCGTGCAACTGCTGCGCACTTTGCGGATCGGGAGCAAGGCCAAGGACTAGCCGATCAGCGCAGAGGCGAGCGATGAGATCGCGCGTCAGCCGTGGCAGTGCGCATGTCACGACAATTGCCAGATGCGGCTCGAGGGCAGCCGCGGCCATCAGATCGGCCGCATCAAGTGAGCGACGGACGATGCGCAGGCCGAATGCGGATGACTGAGCAACAAGTTCGGGTTCCAGGGCAAGATCGGGCGCCGCCAAGATGCACGCCAGTTCAGTCATGAGCGAGCCACTGATTCCGAAAACTGGGCCGGCAGTGGCACTTCAACAAGAGAGATCTGCCCGCGCGCGGCCGCAATTATCGAAGCGGCCTGATTGCTCGCCACTTCAAGCACAACGGGCACTTCGCCGCCCACGCCGATATTCTCCCTGTCTACGGCCTGCACATGGGCTTGCGCGAGCACCAAGGATGGCGGCGCTGGGTTGCTCGTGTCGTCTGTCGTTGCCCACACATCAACCACGTCTCCTGGTGCCAGTCCCACCGGAGAGTGCAGGGAGTCAACGGGGACCGTGACCAGACGCCCAGTTGTTGGCTCGGCTGCTCCCACTGCGGCGGCTGGCAGCAATGCCCCTGCTGTCACTGGCACGCGCATGCGCCCTTCCGGGATCGAAGTCGCTGGCAGATATGCGGCTGCAGAATCATCGAGGCGAACCGATATTGCTTCAACCTGAGGCACATCACCAACGGCAAGATCTGTTGCAGCTCGCCAGATGGTGACTGACTGTTCGCCAGAAGAGAGCACAAAGGCCCCCGCGAACATTGAGCCGATGACCAGCCCGAGTCCGAGCCACAAACGCAGATCCGTCCAGCGCACGACCTGTTTGACCGAACGCGCGCTGCGCGCACCCCTGCGAAACATCTGACCCCCAGCTGTTCGAACTACCTCGAAGAACAACGATCACTTGAAGGCGAGCACGACACCAATGAATATCCACAGGGACCGGGTGCGTCCGGCCGCCTGTGGACAACCGCGCGCATCGTGCATTTGCGTTGCACAATGCATCGGTGTCCGCCCCGAATTCACGCTTTCTGACTCTTGCTGACGTAGCTGAGTCGCTCAATATTTCTGCCTCACAGGCATATGCGCTCGTACGCAATGGCGAATTGCCCGCGCTCAAGATCGGCGGCCGCGGCCAGTGGCGCGTGGAGCACCAGATGCTCGAGGACTACATCGCTCGGATGTACGAACAGACTCATGAATTCCTGGCCGAGCATCCGTTCACTCAGACAGACGCACACTCGAGACCGTGACTGCGCTGATGGACGTGATCATCACATCAGTTTCTCCTCCGCGATTTTCGGCAACGCGGATGAAGTCAGCGCCCACATAGCGAATTTCGCCGTGCGTCACCCATCCATCGCTGGTGACAATCCGGACTGTCCCAAGCTTCTGGTTGTTGATCGAACGCAGCCACCGAGTCCAGGTGAGGGGCGCAGTTGGCGATTCTTGCGGGAGACGATGGTCAACACCAGATACGCGAATCAGCGATGACACGGCAATACCGGTGAGCTGCTGCCTCTCGTGCTCGACAAGAACGAGATCACTGCCACTGCTCACCACGTGCCCAATCACTGTGACCCCTCCTTGGCATGCGAGTGAGAGTCGAGCGCCAGTCAAGGACAGCGTGTCAATCATGCGAGTTCGCGCGCGTTCTGCGTCGGCTATCGAGCTGGCCTCAGCCAGCACTTCGAGGGAGACCTCAGTTTGCAGACTCGCTTCAGCTGCCTCCCATAGTTGGGACAAGCGGGCGTCACCACTGGAGATTGTTCGGGTTGTGCAAGGAAGTGACGCTGGTGGTTTGGCCTGCAGCCAGCGGGGGAACTCCACAGTCATGAACAATCAAGAAGCATCCCGTCGCTTGGCAAATCCGTCGTCCACAGCCGCGTCAGTTCATCCACAATCAGCCGCCGACCTTGCAGCAACTGCGCCAGCCATGCAAACATCACCAAACACCAATCAACACACGCAAACACAAGCATCTCAATCCGCGAACCCCCGACCGCGCCCGAGCGGCAAGGAGCCCGCCGTGTCCACGCTGTTGGATCGCCTACCTGCACCAGTGCTCGCCTCGGCGAAAGTCGAATCAGAGCAACTCGCACTGCCTCTGGTCTGGGAGATTGCTCCTGGCACTCCGGCCGTGCCGCAAGTTCCGCGGCACCTGCGGCTTGTCCCAGGAACTCCCACCGCGAAGCATCCAACAAACGGTCCGGCCACAGTGCCCGGCGGGCCACCCATTCCACCGCCCATCTGGGTTGCCCGGATGGCACGCGCAATCGCTGAGGTGGCAAGCGGGGATCGCCCAGCTCAGCAACTCACCCGTTGGGTGGAGAAGCGTGAACTGGCGATGCTCGCCGCTCGAGGCAAGGCCGCACGACGACATCCAAGTGCGGTGCAGGGGCGCAATGCCAGGTCTGCAATGCGTTCCCTTCAGCAGGTGCGCGCCATTCGCGTCTGCCCCGTCGCGCCCGGGGTGGCTGAGACCTCGGCCGTACTCGTTGGAGATGGTCGTGGTCGAGCGGTGGCAATGAGGTTCGAGGCGATTGCCGATTCCTGGCAAGTCACTGCTATCGCTCTTGGCTGATCAGCCCTGACGCTTGCGATTAGCTCGCTCAGCACGGCGTCGATCAGCACGACTCGAGTTCGGATCAATCTCCTGATCAACATCGACATCCACTGAGTCATGCACAACATCACCGGATTCACCTGGAGCTGAGTACTCAAGATGCGCGGGGCGAGCAGGTGCAAGCCCAGGCACTATGACTTCGGAGACCACTTCAGCCGCGATGAGTTCGCTGCCATCAGGCCCGACCTCAATCAAGCCATCCTCTGCCTGCTCGATTTCGACCTGGACGTTGAACAGGTAGCCGACAGTCTCTTCTTTGATGCCATCCATCATCGCGTTGAAGAGCTCATAGCCTTCACGCTGATACTCGATCAATGGATCTCGCTGAGCCATGGCACGCAGACCGATGCCGTCGCGCAGATAGTCCATCTCGTACAGATGTTCGCGCCACTTGCGATCCAGCACCGACAAGATCACCCGACGCTCGAGTTCGCGAGTGACATCTTCGCCGAGCGCCTCTTCGCGCTCGTCATAGGCGCTCTGGGCATCGTCGAGCAGTTCATGAGTCAGGAAGTCGCTGGTCAGGCCCGCGCGACTGCCGCCGCTGGCTTCCTCGAGTTCTTCAACGGTGACCTGGATTGGGTACAAGGTCTTCAGCGCAGTCCAGAGCTGGTCAAGATCCCAATCCTCTGGGTATCCCGTGCCCGTTGCACCGCGGACGTAACTTTCAACGGTGTCAGTGATGAAACTGCGGACCTGCTCTTCGATGTCTTCGCCTTCGAGCACGCGTCGGCGCTCGGCGTAGACGACGAGACGTTGACGGTTGAGCACGTCGTCGTACTTCAGAACATCCTTGCGAATCTCGAAGTTTCGGGCTTCAACCTGCGACTGCGCCGAGCGGATGGCGTTGGAGACCATGCTCGCCTCGATCGGAACATCGTCAGGAACATTGAAGCGACGAA encodes:
- a CDS encoding NAD-glutamate dehydrogenase — encoded protein: MTDVVTAVISALGDDAHQSQQILARKVFRYVSWDDVSGFTPAMLVRQLDEFAAAADERPHGRPNVEVHDLEGSEVALATIVVDDMPFLVDSLAGALHVEGRNPRLILHPQLIVRRDADGRLIEIFDLETDDPRPDGTTVEAWIQIQMERNYVSDDNRQTADHLRRTLRDVGAAIHDWPLMREKASSLAAELDQTVNPGWSPDEVCESAALLRWMADEHFLFVGYKEYSLYSDGEGDGLKPIPGTALGVLREADSSGGHAIDEAWVRLSALAQEHAHDRFPLVLTKANSRSTVHIPSYLDYVGVKLLDESGAVIGERRFLGLYTGAAFTESITSIPILRERFVRMLDTMDVAPDSHTARDLRQLIETLPRDEFFAMHTEQLIELARAVMHLDERRQVKVVIRPDDYGRYVSAFVFLPRDRYNTDVRVQIEDILQTAFEAVSVDHSVQVTEAPNARLHFILHLRESSPTATKNLGEIEQAIAAAAQTWLDEFTAEVVAVVGSERASTFLYQYFDAFPEGYKERFAPLVAVRDAMTIAKLDTDELAIEISGMPTSGVTGAAEPARIKLLRAGEPMSLSAVLPLLQHLGVEVLDEYPFEIERKGLHSAWVMDFGVQLPDVDLPLRESLDSRFSDALRAAWSGAAESDDFNGLVVRAGLHWEHVVLFRSYARYLRQLGTAYGQDYLQQTLLNNPAFAGLLIELFDSQLKPGFSGDRAVARTELTSRFLSDLDSVPSLDHDRILRSFLALVLATVRTNAFLPGVFRESRALAFKIDSRSIADMPLPKPLVEIWVYSPRVEGVHLRFGRVARGGIRWSDRREDFRTEVLGLVKAQAVKNAVIVPVGAKGGFYAAGAADVATDREAWMAAGKDAYIEFISALLDLTDNLQAGQVIAPANVVRSDGDDPYLVVAADKGTASFSDLANRLSLERGFWLGDAFASGGSHGYDHKAMGITARGAWVSVQRHFRELEIDVQSQPFTVVGIGDMSGDVFGNGMLLSQQTRLIAAFDHRSIFIDPEPDAQASFHERHRIFDLPRSSWADFDPKLLSPGGAVFSRSAKSIEISEEAQIALGLPNDVRIFAPDELIKAILQAPVDLLWNGGIGTYVKAVDETQLDVGDKANDAIRIDGYQLRCAVVGEGGNLGFTQAGRIEAAHAGVRLNTDAIDNSAGVDTSDHEVNLKILLDDLVQRGSISVEGRDVLLTQMSDAVAAAVLGDNYDQNVVLGNARSAAPVMLAVHQRLIRDLEHRGLLDRQLEFLPSDEEIERRRMAGEGLCSPELAVLLAYSKMALTEELNSAHIGADPWYESALLSYFPSALTDQFAAEVKTHQLRNQLVSTVVCNHIVNTGGITFVFRAVEETGATAVEVVHAAGAASAIFGIDELTSAVNALDLVAPVAAQDALHHGIRRLLDRATRWLLNAKGGHLAPQALVDTYQPVIAEYRSYVRSHLPSGVIDNMRLRADELISLGAPVELAEEVSGLLEVFALLDIADVARRTGIPPETVIPLYFTITEAYGIDPLLVGISALPRGDRWGVLARHALRADLYAAAADLTEQVLHMDQGSPSITLASWEGHFASSTGRAKGTLLDIAATEHPDLATLSVALRALRTLVAQTRE
- a CDS encoding helix-turn-helix domain-containing protein; this encodes MSAPNSRFLTLADVAESLNISASQAYALVRNGELPALKIGGRGQWRVEHQMLEDYIARMYEQTHEFLAEHPFTQTDAHSRP
- a CDS encoding Rv3235 family protein, producing MSTLLDRLPAPVLASAKVESEQLALPLVWEIAPGTPAVPQVPRHLRLVPGTPTAKHPTNGPATVPGGPPIPPPIWVARMARAIAEVASGDRPAQQLTRWVEKRELAMLAARGKAARRHPSAVQGRNARSAMRSLQQVRAIRVCPVAPGVAETSAVLVGDGRGRAVAMRFEAIADSWQVTAIALG
- a CDS encoding DUF2505 domain-containing protein produces the protein MGTQLQCNQVYSASPGDVLSMVCNADYITERAKATGALTVTHTRTDSSEGSIDLVIVRTLPADMPSYARSIVGETLTITEHQNWRPADASSCNGSFEVQFSAPLTFRGTVLMTFDGKRTTVLTTGELKAAIPFVGGKVERLALEQTERYLNKEQEFANGWLLRNAETT
- a CDS encoding L,D-transpeptidase yields the protein MQYFPLSTRLSPVKSTLAAALAVVILAAAVWLAFNSRTADAATAEPSPIATVEPSPTTTHVPAHTRPPKPATRTSKAKRVPAYPNDLNHAGMKRVVYDKALMTVWLINKADEVVARYPVVGRFDRPKAGVYHVFSKSPVANNPNSKVTFNHMVRFTYGPDTKSPIGLHAIPRYYDGTRMHSVKQLGLAIARGGCVRLSEKAAAAVYKFAHVGTAVVVLPSP